In the genome of bacterium, one region contains:
- a CDS encoding anaerobic ribonucleoside-triphosphate reductase activating protein, whose product MSSQTSPVFAWQRQPTLSDHAGHLSALFFTTGCNFACRFCHNAALMNAVQTGIDWQRLDRILASLREQWVDSVTLTGGEPLLHSSLPLLIDRIKQHGYLIKLDSNGSFPERLQPLLPQLDYVALDIKTSQARYPELTEWNKPEQVLRSAHLLASSGIDYELRTTIIEAHHTDEVMNALLQEIHGCRRYVLQPFIPRPDLPDPSFRTLARTRPQRLQQLAALAAGHAESIETL is encoded by the coding sequence ACCTCTCCCGTTTTCGCCTGGCAAAGGCAACCTACACTCAGCGACCACGCCGGCCATTTATCGGCTCTGTTCTTCACCACCGGCTGCAATTTTGCCTGCCGATTCTGCCATAACGCTGCGCTGATGAACGCCGTGCAAACCGGGATCGACTGGCAACGCCTGGACAGAATCCTGGCCTCTCTGCGCGAGCAGTGGGTGGACAGCGTCACCCTCACCGGCGGCGAACCCTTGTTGCACTCCTCTCTACCCCTGCTGATCGACCGGATCAAACAGCATGGCTATCTCATCAAGCTGGACAGCAATGGATCCTTTCCCGAGCGGCTGCAGCCGTTGTTGCCGCAGCTGGACTATGTTGCCCTGGACATCAAAACCAGTCAAGCGCGCTATCCAGAACTCACCGAATGGAACAAGCCGGAACAAGTGCTCCGCTCAGCCCATTTGCTGGCATCGTCCGGCATCGATTATGAACTGCGCACCACCATCATCGAAGCACATCACACCGATGAGGTCATGAACGCATTGCTGCAGGAAATTCACGGTTGCCGGCGCTATGTGCTGCAGCCGTTCATACCCCGCCCAGATCTTCCGGATCCCTCCTTTCGCACTCTGGCGCGCACCAGACCGCAGCGACTGCAGCAATTGGCAGCCTTAGCCGCTGGACATGCAGAATCTATCGAAACGCTGTAG